Below is a genomic region from Henckelia pumila isolate YLH828 chromosome 3, ASM3356847v2, whole genome shotgun sequence.
GCGGGTTATGGAAGATTCTAACAAGAATAAACAGTAATATAATTTGAGAAAACATAGGCCACATCAAATAAGCATGTGCAAATATGGCAAGGTCAATGGTAATAATAAATTACTAATTACTAAACTttaaaaaacataattttttaaataaacaaatataaGTGGACGAGATTCCACTATTTAGGTTTGCCCTTGTTGAATTTCATTCGCTTGCCACAAATTCAATTTTTCTCTTAAATTTTCCACATAAAGTGAGCAAAATAACCAATTACTTGTAATATAGCTAATTTCCCCCAACTCCACTCAATCAATCGTTGACATATTATGTCAAACATTAAAACACATACGTAAAATAATTTCTATTTAATTCTCCACTGTCCCAAATTCTCTGTCatacaaaattaatatttagTATTTTTCGTGTGCAAATCACCTAACATTTTTTCTAATTTCGTAATTTGCATCCACATGAAATTTAAACTTAGTTAATAAAGCATGAGATCTTTGTATGTGTTCTAGAACGAGTATTTTGGCCGTCAAGggatatttttatcatggataaaaaaaacacacataaaatgGACTCTCGTGATGATTATAAGGAAAGACTCACATAATCCAATAATATTATTGGACAAATGTGATGAAAACGTCTCCGTATctctcacaatttttttttaaaattaattaataatctcTCTGCtctatttcattttattttcactATTAtactattaaaaaaataaaattaattggttgtttaaaatttatagtttggtatttattttattcctcgaGTGTTCTCTTAATGACTTTCTTCATATGTTTGGCCAATTTCAAGATAAAGATCGTATGAAGAAAGTTGACCGGAAGAAAATCAAACTTAATTGGTCCATAAACATTTGAAACAAGTGGAAACTAATTGAATATGTGGAAGAAATTGACTTTGGTGAGATTAGAATTTTACTAAACAAATTAAGTCAAAaggtaaaaatcaaataaatgtaaattgaaaattGTATACAAGATATATTTTTCCTTCGATATTTAATTGTCCCCTAAGTTTTCTTTTTAATACGTTATATTTATACAAAAAATCCTATAAGTAGGTTTGACTTTTGAGACAATCTCACGGCTTTTGTATGTGAGATGAGTCGACGTGATCAATAtttatgataaaatcaaatatttttcataaatcgAGGCGGATcggtttaataaaataaacccGTGATCGAAAAACTTTCATAGGAGCCAGTTTTTATATAAAAGTATACATGTCAAAATAATTTGGTGTGAATTCTTTCACCATTAATATATCGATTTTAATCCacaaaatattatcaaaaaataaaataaaataaaaaatctaacaAATCAAAAGCCCAAGATTGGTGAACGCCTTTTTCGATGGTTTTCTTGTACCCTCAAAACACCAATTATGCATTAAccactaattaattaattaaccctCTGAGTAAACTAATCATCATGTTATTCTAATTAACAAGTGTCACATAATTGGCCTAATTTTGTATCAATACGCccataataattatattaatcactcacaaaatatatatatatatacccgcACTAACGGgaacaaaatttaattatatttgaaaaaaatcatgcacaaattaaAACATCGATTATTAAAACCATTTCTCAAGAACCTTAAATGGTTCTTAATTAATAAATGACGCTCtaaatacatatatttattaatCGACAAGTTGTgtcattaaaataatatatatcgtTTGTATGAAAATTGGTCCacgtaaattaattaatattggtAAACAAGcaatatatatgatataatgCAATGAAGCTTAATGTAAGAGTAACTAACTATTACTCAATTTCCTCAGTTGGAAATTTACCTGTAGAGTCAACACAGCACACCAATGGTGATTCTTCATTACAAGCAAATCAATCATTACCTTTTCCTTAGATTAATTTCTTCACGTATTTAAGCATTCATTCTGCTCCTATTTTTTTGTGTACAATTAATAAACTCCACCTTTGCTCATCaagatacatatatacatagatATATATCAATTCTTCTTGATCAATTCTTACCAaagtataaaaaaatttgtttttctttATCAAACATATAATGATGCCCAGAATTTTATTTGTCACACTTTTGACAATTTTATTATTGTGTTCTTCCTCTTGTCATGGAAGAAGATCCCATAAGCATAGAAAACACTCCAAACATCACAGCAATCAACAGCCTATATCACAACAGGTAGTGACCATCAACGTCGAAGATTTCGGAGCCAAACCCGACGGAAAATCAGACAATGCCCAGGTTAGTTTGATTCATTCAAGTTTCTTGTATTTGATTATGTATCGCATGTCTCTTATAAACTTTAAGTCtatctgattttatttttaattttttctggAAAACTGTTAGATAAATTGTAGTTATGATTCTAGCTAGCAGTTCTTCACCTATAACATATATATCATTAGTATATATTTAGTTTCTGATAAATTTATGTTTCTTTGTTTTCCAGGCATTCAGCAGAGCTTGGGAGAAGGCTTGTAACTCTACGAATCCGTCGACGATCGTGGTTCCAAGAGGCAAAACTTATTACATTAAACATGTTAATTTTCCAGGCCCTTGTAAGAGTCCTGTTTCTATGGAGGTGAGTTACGTTACGTACACATTCTTGCGTCATATGCACAtagagatttttaaaaaataaatacgtatgcgatttattatattaacacacctatttatatataataatttgagaaaaaaaataaattgatcGCATATAAAACGATCGCCTGGATTTGTCTGGCCGGCGCTTACttcatgcatgcattacataataaaacatatcacttcacaacaaaacacaagaaGATGATAACATTTGAAATTAATTAGTCCAGGAGCCGGCTAATATATATAGTCATTCACCTAATTCTaataaatatatgtgtgtgtggaaATTGTAGTATTGACGTTTATGGTTTTATCAATAGTTATAGACGTTTTTGGTAATGATCAttattcaaatcttttaaattgtACAACAGTTAAAACGTCACGTTTTGATAACTCTAAGAGCAAGCAgtgaaaattattatattattacccCAACAGAAATATTAGATTTATGTTGAATATGCATGCATGAGATTGTTAGTTGTAAATTGACGATGGGATTGTCTTATTTTAGATCCAAGGTACAATAAAGGCAACATCGGAAATGTATGACACCCCAAAGAGACTTTGGATAAAGTTCGAAGATGTTGCGGATATGAATGTTTTTGGTGGTGGCACTATAGATGGCAATGGTGAAATATGGTGGAAAAATTCTTGCAAAATCAAGAAAACTAaggtatatatgtatatgtttaaatttattattcatgaaaaattattattagtatttaattttacttcgttttgtttcataataatatatatgtgCTGATATTTTCCTCCTTTTCTTTCCCCCATTTGAAGCCTTGTCAAACGCAGAGTGCACCAACGGTACGTCTTCTAtacaaattaatattatattaaagaaaaaatgattagtacttaaataattttatttattttttcggtTGCTAATTAACTGCAGGCCATGACATTCAAAAACTCTGTGAATTTAAAGATGACGAATTTAAATCTACAAAATGCACAACAAATGCATGTTGTTTTCGAGGATTGTCGCGACGTCGAGGCTTCGAACCTTAGAATTACATCACCGGGGAATAGCCCTAACACCGATGGAATTCACATCACCAAAACACAGAATATCAATATCCTAGACTCTATAATTAAAACTGGTACGTAAATGTGTCCAGtcagttaattaattaattacttttAATCTCGCATAATGACTAATTTCATGATTAAATCTTTTAATTGATCTTTTGcaatgtatacatatatataggtGATGATTGTATTTCAATAGTGAATGGAACAAGCAACGTTCAAGTGCAGAACATAATGTGTGGACCAGGCCATGGAATCAGGTACTtaatttgtgatttttttttaacttttctgcatttttaatatattaactgattttttttaataaagaattaattaatttaactaTTTGATTTTCAGCATTGGAAGCTTAGGCGAAAATGATTCGGAAAACcatgtttcaaatattttggtgaAGGGTGTAAAGATTACAGGAGCAACTAATGGAGTCAGAATCAAAACTTGGCAGGTAACATTAATATAATTCATACCATATACACACTGAAAATTT
It encodes:
- the LOC140892496 gene encoding polygalacturonase-like, which translates into the protein MMPRILFVTLLTILLLCSSSCHGRRSHKHRKHSKHHSNQQPISQQVVTINVEDFGAKPDGKSDNAQAFSRAWEKACNSTNPSTIVVPRGKTYYIKHVNFPGPCKSPVSMEIQGTIKATSEMYDTPKRLWIKFEDVADMNVFGGGTIDGNGEIWWKNSCKIKKTKPCQTQSAPTAMTFKNSVNLKMTNLNLQNAQQMHVVFEDCRDVEASNLRITSPGNSPNTDGIHITKTQNINILDSIIKTGDDCISIVNGTSNVQVQNIMCGPGHGISIGSLGENDSENHVSNILVKGVKITGATNGVRIKTWQGGSGSARNIAFEDILMQNVSNPIIINQNYCDKNEKCVQQNSAVQVENIMYRNIRGTSATKVAVNFMCSESFPCRNLYMENVKLSAHGEDGKAQAFCSQLTKLNIAAANSFPRC